The stretch of DNA TTACTATTTATCATTTATCACAGTTTAGCACGATTTACGGCTATTCAACTTTGTTTTTTATTGGATTATGTTCGATTGGATGAAACCAGTAAAGCAAAACCTATAGCTAAAAAACAATCATGGAAAGAAATTTTAGGAGTATACATTTTTGGTTTATTTCCTGTGAGCATTTTGATACTCCAATTTCCTCTTTTTTTAGGGGTGTTTATTCCAATTATGTTTTTGATTTTTTATTTCAAATCCTATCTGAAACAATGGATTGGTGGTTATACGGGTGATTGTTTAGGTGCAGTTGAACAAATTGCGGAAGGAGTTATATTACTAACTATACTTGCCTTATGGAAATATATATCATTCGACATACTTCCGTAGCAGTTCCAAAAGGAACTTGTTATGGACAATATGATGTGGATTTAGCTGATACATTTTTGGATGAAGTTATAGATTATCAACAAAAATTACCTCAAAATTTTGATGCGGTCTATAGTAGTCCGTTAAAACGTTGTATGGCTTTAGCAGAGCAAATCGCTAATAATGTTATTATGGATGAACGATTGCAAGAAATGAATTTTGGTAATTGGGAAATGAAACATTGGAATGATATTCCTAGAGAAGAATCCATAAACTGGTCTCAAAATTT from Faecalibacter sp. LW9 encodes:
- the cobC gene encoding alpha-ribazole phosphatase; this translates as MEIYIIRHTSVAVPKGTCYGQYDVDLADTFLDEVIDYQQKLPQNFDAVYSSPLKRCMALAEQIANNVIMDERLQEMNFGNWEMKHWNDIPREESINWSQNFDVISPPHGETYQEVYNRVFDFYRSLKANHSYDKVLIVTHAGIIRCFWAIILELKLKNAFKIPIHFGEVLVIDSTYDLILQKS